TTGGCGCAGTGATTATATTTTGTGTAGTGCCGGGGTTCGTGGCCGGCATTATCGGCGAGGGGAAGGGGAAACGAGGCGCCGGCATCGCGCTGGGCCTTTTCCTCAGTTGGCTCGGGGTCATTATTATAGCCTGTTTGCCCCTCTCCGACGATGCGATGCGCGCGCGGGAGTATGAGAAAATGACATTAGCCGAACGCCGACGCTTTAACCAACAACAACGTGATGCGGAGAACGCTCCGGAGCTTGAGAGAGAAAGGCGCGAGCAGGAGATGGCGGTGAAGCGCGAGCAGGAGAGTATCGATCGGGAGAAGTATGTAGCGTTGGAGGAAGCCTACCTAGAGGCGGCGGTGCGAGAGCAGGAGAATGGGGAGAGGATAGCGGCGTCGAAGCTCGAGCAAGAGCATAAGGAGATGATGGAGGCGAAGCGTGATCAGGAGTATAAGGAGATGTTGGCGGCGGTGAGCGGAGGCAGGGAGGTCATAAAGGTAAGGTGCTCCAAATGCGGCGCCCTGGTGAATGAAGGGGTCAAGTTCTGCTCGTATTGCGGCACGCCGATGGCGGCGGTGAGCGTAGGCAGGGAGGTCGTAAAGGTAAGGTGCTCCAAATGCGGCGCCCTGATGAATGAAGGGGTCAAGTTCTGCGCGTATTGCGGCAAGCCGATGTAGACCTGATAATTAATGTTACAGCCCGCCGGGGTTATTGAACCGACATGACAAGGGCGGTCCGGAGAAAACGGTGAATTTCTAGGGGGATGATTCACAGCTTTTTTATTGACAAAAGTACCTTAAATTAAGTAGCATAAAATCGGATTTAATAAGTTTTATTTTAAGGTG
This genomic stretch from bacterium harbors:
- a CDS encoding zinc-ribbon domain-containing protein, whose translation is MDWLGAVIIFCVVPGFVAGIIGEGKGKRGAGIALGLFLSWLGVIIIACLPLSDDAMRAREYEKMTLAERRRFNQQQRDAENAPELERERREQEMAVKREQESIDREKYVALEEAYLEAAVREQENGERIAASKLEQEHKEMMEAKRDQEYKEMLAAVSGGREVIKVRCSKCGALVNEGVKFCSYCGTPMAAVSVGREVVKVRCSKCGALMNEGVKFCAYCGKPM